A DNA window from Enterobacter asburiae contains the following coding sequences:
- the ribA gene encoding GTP cyclohydrolase II, whose protein sequence is MQLKRVAEAKLPTPWGDFLMVGFEELATGQDHVALVYGDISGQTPVLSRVHSECLTGDALFSLRCDCGFQLEAALSHIAEEGRGVLLYHRQEGRNIGLLNKIRAYALQDQGYDTVEANHQLGFAADERDFTLCADMFKLLGVDEVRLLTNNPKKVEILTEAGINIVERVPLIVGRNPKNAHYLDTKAAKMGHLLKE, encoded by the coding sequence ATGCAGCTTAAACGTGTGGCAGAAGCCAAACTGCCAACCCCATGGGGCGATTTCCTGATGGTGGGTTTTGAAGAACTGGCAACCGGACAGGATCATGTCGCGCTGGTGTATGGCGACATTTCAGGGCAGACGCCGGTTCTGTCCCGCGTCCATTCAGAGTGTCTTACCGGCGACGCGCTGTTCAGCCTGCGCTGTGATTGTGGTTTCCAGCTGGAAGCCGCCCTGTCTCATATTGCAGAAGAAGGCCGCGGAGTGTTGCTTTATCACCGTCAGGAAGGTCGTAATATTGGTCTACTGAATAAAATCCGCGCTTACGCGCTTCAGGACCAGGGCTACGATACGGTTGAAGCAAACCATCAGCTTGGCTTTGCCGCTGACGAACGCGACTTCACCTTGTGCGCCGATATGTTCAAACTGCTGGGTGTGGACGAAGTTCGCCTCCTGACCAATAATCCGAAAAAAGTGGAGATCCTGACCGAAGCGGGGATCAACATCGTCGAGCGCGTACCGCTGATTGTCGGCCGAAACCCGAAAAACGCCCACTACCTGGATACCAAAGCCGCCAAAATGGGCCATCTGCTGAAAGAGTGA